GACGAATTTAGAACAGCTGTTCGCGAATCTCTGTGCAGTTCTCAAGTGTCCGGTTGTCAATCTGTTCGTTGACATCCTCGATGGACGCATCCTTAGATACAATTAAATCAAGGTACTCTAGGATGAGATCTGCATAGAGTTCGCGAGCACGGATGAGGAACGTGCTAGCAAGGAATTCCTCGTCCTCGACTGTAATCCACTCACCATCGCTCGGTTCGTCTGGGAGTGTTGTATCCTTATGTACGACCTTGTTACGGTAGTCATACAGTGTTCTGAAGAACTCTCCTATCCGCTTTGACGACCAATTGCGAGCGTTCTGCTCACCCAGAAGCACTGCCGTCCGAACACCGAGGCGATATCTATTCCCACCAGGGGAGCCACCTTTCAGCACGGTCGTTTCGCAGCCAACGACACAATCGACTAATTGATCCTCGAGGGACTCCCGGCTGAACATTCGCTCGAACCGGGCCAGCGGGTTCTGAAACTTGTCATAGCCAGGGGCGATTCGATGTCGATGATCCCTCCACAGCCGAGGAATCTCCAAGGCACGATCTTCAGCGATATGCGTTCCTGTCGTCGAACTCAGACACTCGAATTCGAGCTCGAAAGTGACCGGTGCCGCAATCCCGCGGTACGTTTCCCAGCCCGGAACCACGTTGTAGCCCTTCTCGTATCCAACAGTTCCTAACGGGCAGAGAAGCCGCAGACACCGACGAACGCTCGCTGCGAGATACTCGATCACCTCGGTCAGCTGCTGCCAGGGATAGACGTCGGCCGGTGTGACGTCGAAGTCGGGACGTTCCCAGGGGCTGATTTCGGTGTCATCGATTTCGCGAGCTATCTCTCGATAGGGTCGCCGGCGTCGGAGACCGATTTCTAGTGCTGCGTTCGGGCCGCCTGCATCTCGCAATTCGTCACCGAACGACTCCGGGAAGAGATGTTCGACGTCGAGGCCACTCACCTGTGTTAGTGAGAGAGTTCTGGGACTTGCGTCTCCAGCGAGATTGAACGAGCTTTACTTTCACTATGGATGGCTGATGTTCATATCCGAAGCGAAGGTATGCTAAAGTGGCTGATGAAGCGGACTAACACGTTCGCCGTGCGACCGCTTTCCGATACCGGTGAGCAACTGCTACGCGATCTGTTGGACGCTTCCGCCGCTCTCTGGAACGAAATTAACTACCAGCGCCTGATGCGGTACAACGACGAAGACGGGTTCAAGGGAGACGTGTGGGACGCCGATACAGGCCAACTCGAAGGCAAATACAAAGGCGTGCTCGGCGCGTCTACCGCCCAACAGGTCATACGGAAGAACAGTGAAGCGTGGCGCGGGTTCTTCCGCCTGAAAGAGCAGTATCACGACGGGTCGAACACGTCGATTACGGAACACCCGGAGCCGCCGGGGTTTCGCGGTAACGACGACGATGGGCGGCAACTCCAGACCGTCATTCGCAACACCTCATACACCGTCGACTGGGGCGAGCGCTCACGACTTGAAATATTGGTCGGGAGCGACTTGAAGGACCGATACGATTACACTGGACGTCTCCGACTCGAAATCGCTGGCGACCCGAACTGGCCCGACTACGAGAGTCAGGGACGGCTGGATCTGTGGTACGACGAGACTAATTGCACCTTCCGAGCTTCGCAGCCCGTGATTGTCTCTGACGATGCACGGGCGACTCCACTGGCCTCGGAGGAGGCCGCTTTGGATATTGGTGCAAACAACCTCGTCGCCTGTACCACAACGACCGGTGACCAATATCTGTACGAAGGTCGCGGACTATTCCAGCGGTTCCGCGAGACGACACGAGAAATCGCCCGACTACAGTCGAAGCTCGAAGACGGACAATACAGTAGCAAACGGATTCGGCGGCTGTACCGAAAGCGAACCCGTCGCCGCGACCATGCTCAAGAAGCGTTGTGTCGTGACCTGCTGAAACGACTCTACGAGGACGGCGTGAACACGGTGTATATCGGCGGTCTGACCGACGTACTGGAGACACACTGGTCGGTCGAAACCAACGCCAAGACCCACAACTTCTGGTCATTCAGAAAGTTCACCGAACGGCTGGCTTGTACCGCCGAAGAGTTCGGTATTTCTGTAGAAGTTCGGTCGGAGGCGTGGACGAGCCAGGAGTGCCCTCAGTGCGGTTCGACGGACCGAACAACCCGGCATCGCGACACGCTGACGTGTCCGTGTGGATTCGAGGGACACGCCGACCTCACGGCGTCAGAGACGTTCTTAGACCGGCACACAGAACAGGAAGTCAGGCCGATGGCACGGCCCGTGCGGTTCGAGTGGGACGACCATAACTGGTCGGGGATACCACACCCTCAGGAAAGTCCCAAAGAACAGCGCACAGACCCAAGTACCGTCCAGCGGGACGGAAATATTGCGTCTGGGGAATCCGTATAGCTGAGATTTCCACGGATGAAACCCTGTCGTCTATGACGGGGAGGATGTCATGTCAACTGCTGGCGTAACTATACCCGGTTCTGGGCGCTCTACCAGATGCTTGAGGACCTCGGCGCGACCATCGACATCCACCGGCAGTCGACGCCCCATGACGAACTCGTCGATCGCCTCCAGCAGCATGACGGCCCGCGAACCGTCGTCATCCTCGACGAGGTCGACCAGCTCGAAGACCCCAGCGTCATCTACGACCTCCACAGCCTCCCGCAGTTCGCGATCATCTGCATCGCGAACAAGGAAGAGGAGCTGTTCAGCCGCGTCGACGACCGCCTCGTGAGCCGGCTGCGCTCCAGCGAGCACGTCCGGATGGACAAGTACCACGACGAGCAGCTGTACGACATCCTGGGTGCTCGTGCGAAGTGGGGTCTCGACGAGGACGTCATCACCGACGACCAGCTCTATCGCATCGCCGACGCGGCCGCCGGCGACGCCCGCCTCGCGATCGGCATCCTCCGAACAGCGGCCAGCAAGGCCGACCGCGAGAACCACGAGCGGATCACCGACGACATTCTTCTGGATGCCGCCGAAGATGCTCGGGCCCAGATCAAGCAGAAGAGCCTCGACTCGCTCACGCCGCACCAGCGCGTCGTCTACGACATCGTGCGCGAGCACGGCCCGGTCGGGCCAAGTGAGATCCACGAGCACTACACTAAGGAGGTCGATGACTCCCGGACGAAACGGACCGTCCGGACGTACCTCTCCAAGATGAAGCAGTACAATCTCCTCAAGGCGGAGGGCACGAGTCGGGATCGAGAGTACTCACTCGTCGATTCGGCCGCTGCGTCGCCGATGCAGTGACCGTAGCGCCGTCGAGTAGGCATATCCCGCATCGATCCGGCCTGGACGGAAGTTCTATGTATTGGTATCTTTATAGAGATAACTAATGGCGAGATCGTCAAGTCGGACAGAAGGCTATTCAATAATGGCCGAATTAATGGATGCTACAGCTGCAAAGATTGTCTTGGCGGTTCAGCGTGGCGATTCTATTAATCGCATCGCGAGCAAGATCGACGTGTCGTACTCGTGGGTGTACGACTGGATTGAGCGGTTAGATGACGCAGATATTATCGCTAAAACCGATAGTGGAATTCAGGTCGTCGACCACGAGATGCGCCAGCAGTACGCCGAGATGATGGCTGCGTTGTACAGCCGCGACACCATCTCCCAAGAGGATGCGTACGTCATCCCACACTTCGCCGGGATGGAGTTTGCGTACACGGAAATTGACGCCGCGTACGTCTGGACGCACGGTGGCTACCAGATCGCGCGGAGCTACGACGACTATCCGGTGTTCATCGAAGTGCACGACCGTGACGTCGAACGTTGGATTGCGTTCTTCCAGCGGTTTGGCGTCGATGCGACGATCAACGAGCGCCCGGACGCCAGCGACGTCAACGGGAACATCCACTATGTGTTGTTCCCGAGGACCAACGGTATCGACGCCGAGTGGGTCGACGGTAACCCCGTCATCCCGTTGGACGACGCCATTGCTCAGATGATAGAGAATCGCCCAGCGTACGAGCCCGCCTTGGAGATCATCGCCGACGAGTACGACAGGGAGATCGATACGTCGCACCACAGCGCAATGGGCGCGGATTAACAGAGGCAATGGAATGAGTCTTCCCGAACGACAATCCGAACTAATCGACACACACCGCGCGGTACAGGACGCCGAACTGCCGTATGTTCTCGTTGGCGGCTGGGCAGTTTCCGCGTTTCAAACCCGGTTCACGACCGATATCGACACCGTGATCCCGGACACTGCACTCGACGACTACGATACTCTCCTTCGTGACTTCGGATACGAGAAACAGTTCGAGCAGGATGTCTCGAACGAGTACGACGGTCGAATGATCCAGTACGCGAAACCGGTCGGAGAGAACGAAGTCAAGTTCGAGGCACTCGTGGATGCGATGGGATGTCGACAGACGGACGCAGAGTGGTCGTACCGCTATCTTCACGAACACAGTACGATAGAAGCACTCGATGTCGCCGAAGGCCTCGACGGGCGAATCCCGGAACCGGCCCTGCTGTTCGCGATGAAACTCCACAGCGGCCGGAAGGCCGATACCCGTGACCTGGTCGTGATCAGCTTGCGTGCGGACTTCAACCGTATTGAGCGACACCTCCATCGTGGCGACCCCGAGAAGCTCAAGAGACAGATCGAAATGGTGCTGGATCAACTCCAACAGAAGGGGTTCGAAGACTCGTTCAAAGGTGTCTTCCGACAAGAAGATCTGCCAGCAGACGCGATTAACAACCTTGTTTCGTTCCTGTCCGAGCAGCGAGATCAACTGTAAGATATTAACCAACAGACGACACGGAGCACCAGTTTGTTGGTTAAGTAATCAGCGCCGGCTGAACCCGGTCTCTGGAAACGTTCTCGGAAACAGTCGGAACAGCCCCAGAAAGTCGATGACAGAGGATGGGGACAGTATCTGTCTCGTGTCTTCCCTGAAACGCGGAAGCTACACGCCGCGGCTTATCGGGAGTGTGGACCTCTAGTCGAGTATGGAAGAACACGCAACGTCGAACCGATTGGCGGTGGACCAGCCGACACGGGGCGCTGACCGCAATCGGTCCCTTGCTGACCAGGCCGCTCCGGCTACAGACGAGATGCTACTCCCTTCACTCGAGGACGGCATCACGCTGCTTGACGTCAAGGGAGGTCGCGGCGTCCCGATCCTGCAGTCGCTCGTGCTCGACCATCTCCTCCTGCACGACGGGCCCGCCTTCTGGGTCGACGCAAATGGCCACGCGACAACGACGACACTCGCCCAAATCGCGCCTAGTCAACGGTTGCTAAACCGAATCCACGTCGCACGCGGATTTACCGCCTACCAGCACTACGGCGCCATCTGTGATCTCCCGTCAGCGGTGAACAAGTCGATCCAGACGTCCACCGCCAACGCCCGGGCAGCCGGTCGAGGGGCGCCAGGTCGTGACGAGGACACGTCGCCCCACACGCCCGCCCTCATCGTCGCCCCGGCCATCGACGCCCAGTATCGCGCCGACGATACCCTCGGCGAGACCCACGCGAAAACCCTTCAGGCTCGAACTCTCGCCCGGTTGGCGACCTACGCCGATGGGTACGACATCCCGGTGCTCGTTACGCGAAACGAACGAAACGAACTCACCGAGTCAGTCGCGACGGTCGCCGACCACCACCTAGAGTGCGAGCAGACGCGGATGGGCCCACGCGTCGTCGGCGAGGACTTCGAGACGCTCGTCTATCCCGTCGACGACGGCGCGTACTACCAGACGACGTTCGCGTACTGGCGGCAGCTGCTCGCGGCACGCGCCACGCAGGTCGGCGTGGAACCGACAACGCCGACGCCGTCGACGCCGACTCCGGAGGGTGTCGGGACAGGCGTCACAGCTGACGGTGAGACGGTGGCGGCCACTGCGGACCCCTTGCTCGATGCGTGGACCGCGACCGGGACAGGAGGCCGATAGCGATGGGGCGCACAAACCCGACGTACCGGGATGCGCTCCGGGCCATCGAAGAGCGGTGGGCGGAGTTCCGCCGGGCACTGCGGCGTCGCGACCAGCCACGATTTGACCAGCTGTTCGAGTACGCCCGCGAGCACGCCGACGCGAGCGGGCTGTTGAACCACCAGAATCCGCTGCTACCGGCACTGCTCAGCATCGATCTCGAACAGGAGGCTCGCCTCGACGACCACGAGGAACGCCTTGAGGAGCTTGAGCAACGGCTTTCGGAAACCGTGGTCGAACAGCAGCAATCGTCCGCCGAAGGTAACACTGGAGGTGTGGAATGACGGAATTGACGACGATTGCATTCGATATTGAAACGACGGGATTTCAGGCCGATGATGAACTCACAGTAGTTGGGTTCGACTCGGCGGTCTCGTCGCGAGTGTTTCTCCATACCGGAACGGCACCACAAACAGGCCTCGCAGATCGGCTCAACGACGCCCTCCAGACACCGGTACAGCTCTCACTCCACGACAGCGAACAGGAACTCCTGAACGAACTGGCGACGTTTGTCACATCGACACTCACCCAACGTGATGCAAAGCTCGTTGCGTACAACGGTGAGCGGTGGAACGGAGGATTCGACCTCCCGTTCCTTCGCACACGGCTCTGTACGCACGGGCTCGAGTGGCTCTTTGGCACATTGCCATACGTCGACGTAATGGACGTCTTCGAAACACGGTTCAATACGAGTGAAGACACGCTGAGTGGCGTCTACGAGGAACTGATCGGCTCCGAATTGAACGATCTGGATCCATTTACCGACAGTAGCGAGGCAGTCACCGCATGGAAGGATGGCGCCTACGAGCCACTCATCACTCACAACGTCGCCGATATTCGACGGACTCGAGCGTTAATGGAGCTCGCAGAACGGTATTGCTCGAAGTCGGATTTCTCGATGAAATCGCTCGAACCGATCGTCTGAGGGCTGGTTGTATCCGTTCCGAAAACACGAGTCCCCCGCCAGTAGAACAAGGAGGACACGCCTATGGTCAAGGAGTGGGCTACGGCGGGTTCTCAGCGTCGTTGATCCCTTCGAACGTCTCGTGAGCGTGGGCGTACCGCCATCGTTGGAGAATCGCTTGCGTCACGAGGCCGGTCTCGGACACAGCAATACAGGATTCCTCGACGGGACGGCTGGGAGCGTCGGGTGGGGGATGGAAGTGTCGTCTCGGGGCGTCCGGTTTCGGGTGGCAATCGAACCGGAAATCCTGATTCCGATCGTCCGTGTAGTGGATCGCATAGTTTCCGGTTAGACTCCACCGGATGTCGATTCGAGCGGTTGACGCTGCACCGACTCCATCGGACAGTTCGACCGAGAGTGTCTGTGGATTCACCGGATCGTCTAGTGATGCTGTCTCGGCCAGCGGTTCCTGCTCCATGATCAGGTCGCGAATCTCACGCAACGCCCCGGCGTCAATCGGCCCAAATACCTCGGATTGCTCGACCGACTGAGACTGTTGAGAAGGAGTCTCGTCGCTGGTCATACGACGATGGATGGATCGCTATCGCCCTCATCGTCGGTATCTGTGCCAGTCAGGTGGCCAGTGTTGCTTGCTTCGCCGATTGCGAGTGTTGCTTGTGCGAGTGCGAGGTTGCGTCGCGTCGTTTGCCATTCCGTGAGGAGGGCACCGTAGTCGCTGTCGACGTCGTCGACGTCTCGTTCACGGGCGAATTCTTCGGGTGAATCGACACCATACTCCTCACGCCACTCCTGTATCTGTGCCTTCATATCAGCAATCCCGGACGCGATCTCTTCGGGGGACAGTTCCGCGAGCAGCGACTGTGCATGTTCGGTGACAATCGCCGTTTCCGATCGTCGGTAACACGTCGTCTGCCCATCTTGGGAGGTCGTCACTTCGCCAGCGCTTTCGAGCGTTCGCAGGTGCTTTCGCGCCGTTGTTGCCGAGACGCGGGCGCGGTCGGCGATCTCGCCGGCGGACGCAGGGTTGTAGGTAGTGCGAATGATTTCGTACACTCGTTCAAACGGCGTCGTCTCCTCAATCCATTCTTCTTCGACGACATCGTTTACGTCGCGGTGTTCGGTCCCTCCATCAGGGATCATTCGACCGGCCGGGACCATCTCCTCGGACATGATATGCCAAACAACGCTAGAAGAGTATAATAATCTGGGGGACAATATTTTGTTCTCTTGGCTGCCTACTGCCGTTCCCACAGCGTTTCGATTCGCTCTTCGACGTACTCGAGGACGAGCTGGCAGACGTCACGATGGTCTTGGGGCCACTGTGCGTCGTCTGCGTTGGTGCGACCGGCATCCGGCGGCGGATGGAAGTGATCTCGTTCGTTGTGACTGCTGGGGTGGCGGTCCCAGCGACACTTCCACACGCTCTCTTGACGCTCTTCTTGATAGTGAACGGTGAAGTCGTCGTTGCGATACCATCGAATCTCAAACCGAGCAGACGCATCGCCCGGGTAGTAATCACCGGCGAGTTCGATACGGAGATACAGCTTTCCCTCCTCGACGAGGTCCACTGCTTCGAACATCCGACGGCCAGCGAATCGAGACTGTATCCGCTCTAGCACCGCACGGTCCAGTGGCGCGGGACTCGCGCCGTCGTCTGCCGGTACCATTGTCAGCCGTGCGATGGCGCTGTCGAGCTAGTTGCCTTCTGGCGGGCGCGCTCGTGGAGTCGTCGTTCCTCAACCGCGGTTGCCCAGTCCCCGAGGTCCGCATACACGTCATCAACGTTCTCGGCGTCGTATTCGAGAACATCGACGTCACCGGGCGAGTCAGCGTCGTACTCATCGCGGTAGGCTTCGATTTGGTCGGTGAACTCCGAGACCCGGGCCTGTAGTTCTTCAACGGTGTGTTGGTTCGCCAGTTCGTTCATTCGCCGCCACTCGAAGTAGTCGTCGTTGCGCTCGTATCGAACTGGACGACCATCGTGATGGATGACGATGCCGAGGTCAGTGTAGAAGGACAGATGCGTTCGTGCGGACTCTTCGGAGCAGTCTGCACGCTCGGCAATCTCGGCGGCGGTCATCGGCTCCCGCGCATGGAGGACCGCGCCGTACACGCGCTGTTTCGTGTCTTCGCCGTCGAATGGCCGGTCGAATGGGGGTGGGCCGTCGCGACGAGCGTCGTTTGACATACTTCGACCAACGGGCTAAGAACACATATTTCTTGCTCTGCCCTAAATATATTTGTCCCGTCCATAATTTCGGATTGACTACCCTACTCGGGACGACGGCCGCGTCTATGAGTGGGGGCCATCACCAACGGCGTGGTCGCGACTGAAATGAAGACTATATTAATACTTTTAACGATAGCTCTATTTGTGAGG
This genomic interval from Halobellus litoreus contains the following:
- a CDS encoding HEPN domain-containing protein encodes the protein MSGLDVEHLFPESFGDELRDAGGPNAALEIGLRRRRPYREIAREIDDTEISPWERPDFDVTPADVYPWQQLTEVIEYLAASVRRCLRLLCPLGTVGYEKGYNVVPGWETYRGIAAPVTFELEFECLSSTTGTHIAEDRALEIPRLWRDHRHRIAPGYDKFQNPLARFERMFSRESLEDQLVDCVVGCETTVLKGGSPGGNRYRLGVRTAVLLGEQNARNWSSKRIGEFFRTLYDYRNKVVHKDTTLPDEPSDGEWITVEDEEFLASTFLIRARELYADLILEYLDLIVSKDASIEDVNEQIDNRTLENCTEIREQLF
- a CDS encoding helix-turn-helix domain-containing protein — its product is MDATAAKIVLAVQRGDSINRIASKIDVSYSWVYDWIERLDDADIIAKTDSGIQVVDHEMRQQYAEMMAALYSRDTISQEDAYVIPHFAGMEFAYTEIDAAYVWTHGGYQIARSYDDYPVFIEVHDRDVERWIAFFQRFGVDATINERPDASDVNGNIHYVLFPRTNGIDAEWVDGNPVIPLDDAIAQMIENRPAYEPALEIIADEYDREIDTSHHSAMGAD
- a CDS encoding winged helix-turn-helix domain-containing protein, translated to MSEEMVPAGRMIPDGGTEHRDVNDVVEEEWIEETTPFERVYEIIRTTYNPASAGEIADRARVSATTARKHLRTLESAGEVTTSQDGQTTCYRRSETAIVTEHAQSLLAELSPEEIASGIADMKAQIQEWREEYGVDSPEEFARERDVDDVDSDYGALLTEWQTTRRNLALAQATLAIGEASNTGHLTGTDTDDEGDSDPSIVV
- a CDS encoding RNA-guided endonuclease InsQ/TnpB family protein, encoding MKRTNTFAVRPLSDTGEQLLRDLLDASAALWNEINYQRLMRYNDEDGFKGDVWDADTGQLEGKYKGVLGASTAQQVIRKNSEAWRGFFRLKEQYHDGSNTSITEHPEPPGFRGNDDDGRQLQTVIRNTSYTVDWGERSRLEILVGSDLKDRYDYTGRLRLEIAGDPNWPDYESQGRLDLWYDETNCTFRASQPVIVSDDARATPLASEEAALDIGANNLVACTTTTGDQYLYEGRGLFQRFRETTREIARLQSKLEDGQYSSKRIRRLYRKRTRRRDHAQEALCRDLLKRLYEDGVNTVYIGGLTDVLETHWSVETNAKTHNFWSFRKFTERLACTAEEFGISVEVRSEAWTSQECPQCGSTDRTTRHRDTLTCPCGFEGHADLTASETFLDRHTEQEVRPMARPVRFEWDDHNWSGIPHPQESPKEQRTDPSTVQRDGNIASGESV
- a CDS encoding DUF7342 family protein; this encodes MSNDARRDGPPPFDRPFDGEDTKQRVYGAVLHAREPMTAAEIAERADCSEESARTHLSFYTDLGIVIHHDGRPVRYERNDDYFEWRRMNELANQHTVEELQARVSEFTDQIEAYRDEYDADSPGDVDVLEYDAENVDDVYADLGDWATAVEERRLHERARQKATSSTAPSHG
- a CDS encoding ribonuclease H-like domain-containing protein; translated protein: MTELTTIAFDIETTGFQADDELTVVGFDSAVSSRVFLHTGTAPQTGLADRLNDALQTPVQLSLHDSEQELLNELATFVTSTLTQRDAKLVAYNGERWNGGFDLPFLRTRLCTHGLEWLFGTLPYVDVMDVFETRFNTSEDTLSGVYEELIGSELNDLDPFTDSSEAVTAWKDGAYEPLITHNVADIRRTRALMELAERYCSKSDFSMKSLEPIV